Part of the Rhizobium viscosum genome is shown below.
GCGATATCCGTCCAGTTCGGCGTTATGGGCATCAGGTCGATCAGATCCAACTCAGCCGCTCCCCGTTCTGTTGCCAAAAGTTTTAAGTGCAGGAAGCTAGAGCGCGGCCGGCGGACCGGCCAGTGGAGCAGCGAAAATCACCTTTCGATACCGTGGCGTGCGGGATCGGCGTACTGATGCAGGCTTGTGGCCGAGCGGCGGATGACCTCCGAAATCTGCAGCAGTTGTTTGACCAGGGGCGTCGAATTGCGCCAGATGATGCCGATCGTTCTTAACGGCTGAGGCGTGCGGAACCGGGAAATGGAGACATCCGCCGAGCGCGTCTCCACCGGCACGGCCATTTCCGGAATCAGGGTGACACCGATGCCGGCGCTGACCATTTGCACAAGTGTCGAGAGCGAGCTGCCCTCCATGATTTCGCGTGGGCGTGTCGATTCGATGCCGCAGAAGGATAGGGCCTGATCGCGGAAACAGTGCCCTTCCTCAAGCAGAAGCAGGCGCATTTCCCGCAGGGCCTCGGGTTCCGGCACCGGCTTGCCCTCATCTTCGCGATGGCGGACCAGCACGAATTCCTCTTCGAACAGCTTGATCTCGGTGAGCGTTGGTTGAGATACCGGTAGTGCGACGACAGCGAGGTCCAGCTCGCCCTGCGCAACCTCGTGAACGAGCCTCGTCGTCTGGGTTTCACGCACCTGGATCTCGATATTGTCGAACGTTCTGTTCAGATCGCTGATGATCGCCGGCAGCAAATAGGGGGCGATGGTCGGAATGATGCCGATTCTGAGCCGTGTAAGCAGTCTGTCCTGTGATGCGCGGGCGAGGTCCCCAAGCTCGTCCACGGCTCTGAGAATGTCGCGTACCCGCAGCGCGAAGAGTTGTCCGAAGGCGGTCAGCCGCACTTCGCGTGCACCACGTTCGAAGAGATTTCCGCCGAGTTCTTCCTCCAGCTCCTTGATCTGCATGGATAAAGCGGGCTGCGAAATCGCGCAGGCATCGGCTGCATGGCGAAAGCGGCCGTGGCGCGCCAGGGCTTCAAAATAGCGAAGCTGTTTGAGTGTAAGATTGGTCATAAGATGAGCTTATCGCAGCGATCAGTAAATCCAACTTAAAATTATCACAAGCTTCGGATAAAAAGGAGGGAAGGGAGGATGTGTGCAAAGCCCGTCGATCGACGGCGAGGCATCCGGCACGCAATCAGGCCCAATAGTTTAACGGACAGACGGCTCCTGGTGACCGTCTGAAGCAACAGGAGAAAACTATGGACCAGAAACCTGACAGCGCGGGCAAATGTCCCGTTGATCATTCGGGAGCAAGCGCAAGACGCAATCGCGACTGGTGGCCGAGCCAGCTCGACCTGCAGATGCTTCACCATCATTCCGGTCTTTCGGATCCTATGGGCAGGGATTTCAACTATGCCGAGGAGTTCAAGAAGCTCGATCTCGATGCGGTGAAGAAGGATCTTCATGCGCTGATGACCGATTCGCAGGACTGGTGGCCGGCAGACTTCGGCCACTACGGCGGTCTCTTCATCCGCATGGCCTGGCACAGCGCCGGCACCTATCGCATTACCGATGGCCGTGGTGGCGCCGGTCAGGGTCAGCAGCGCTTCGCGCCGCTCAACAGCTGGCCTGACAACGTCAACCTCGACAAGGCTCGCCGCCTGCTCTGGCCGATCAAGCAGAAATACGGCAACAGCATTTCCTGGGCTGACCTTTTGATCCTCACCGGCAACGTCGCTCTCGAATCCATGGGCTTCAAGACCTTCGGTTTCGCCGGCGGCCGTGCCGACGTCTGGGAGCCGGAAGAGCTCTACTGGGGTCCGGAAGGCACCTGGCTTGGCGACGAGCGCTACAGTGGCGAACGCGAGCTGGCCGAGCCGCTTGGCGCCGTGCAGATGGGCCTCATCTATGTCAACCCGGAAGGTCCGAACGGCACACCCGATCCGCTTGCCTCGGCCCGCGACATTCGCGAGACTTTTGCCCGCATGGCAATGAATGACGAAGAGACCGTAGCGCTGATCGCCGGCGGTCACACCTTCGGCAAGACCCATGGTGCCGGCGATCCCTCGTTTGTCGGCGTGGATCCTGAAGGCGGAGAGATCGAGGCCCAGGGCCTCGGCTGGGCGAGCAAGTTCAACACTGGTGTCGGCCGCGATGCCATCGGCAGCGGTCTGGAAGTCACCTGGACGACGACCCCTACCAAGTGGAGCAATAATTTCTTCTGGAACCTGTTCGGCTACGAATGGGAGCTGGAAAAGAGCCCTGGCGGTGCCCATCAGTGGGTCGCAAAGGGCGCTGGCGCCACCATCCCGGATGCCTTCGATTCTTCGAAGAAGCACCTGCCGCGAATGCTCACTTCCGACCTCGCGCTGCGCGTCGACCCGGTCTACGAGGCGATCTCGCGTCGCTTCCTTGAAAACCCGGATCAGTTCGCGGACGCCTTTGCTCGCGCCTGGTTCAAGCTCACCCACCGCGATATGGGCCCGAAAGTCCGTTATCTCGGCAAGGAAGTCCCGGCAGAAGACCTGATCTGGCAGGACGTCATCCCGGCCGTCGATCACGCGCTCATCGACGACAAGGACATTGCGGACCTCAAAGCCAAGGTCGTTGCCTCCGGCCTCTCCGTCCAGGAACTCGTCTCGACCGCATGGGCATCCGCTTCGAGCTTCCGCGGTTCCGACAAGCGCGGCGGCGCCAATGGCGCGCGCATCCGTCTTGCCCCGCAGAAGGACTGGGAAGTCAACGAGCCGGCACAGCTCGCCAAGGTTCTCGGCACTCTCGAAGGTATCCAGAAGGACTTCAATGCAGCCCAGACCGGCGGCAAGAAGGTCTCTCTCGCCGACCTGATCGTACTTGCCGGTGCAGCCGGTGTCGAAAAGGCCGCCAAGGCCGGCGGCCAGGACATCGTCGTGCCGTTCACGCCGGGCCGCATGGACGCATCGCAGGAGCAGACCGATGCTGCTTCCTTCGCAGCCCTCGAACCGCGTGCCGACGGTTTCCGCAACTATGTGAACGGCAAGCGCCTGCAGTTCATGAAGCCGGAAGAAGCTCTCGTCGATCGCGCGCAACTGCTGACGCTGACCGCGCCTGAGATGACGGTTCTCGTCGGTGGCCTGCGCGTGCTGACGGTCGGCAAGCCGGAACATGGCGTCTTCACCGCGCGTCCGGAAGCGTTGACGAACGACTTCTTCGTCAACCTGCTCGACATGGGTACCGTCTGGGCGCCGGTCGCAGGCAAGAACGGCGTTTATGAAGGCCGTGACCGCAAGACCAACGCGGTCAAGTGGACCGGCACGCGCATCGACCTGATCTTCGGCTCGCATTCGCAGCTGCGCGCGCTTGCGGAAGTCTACGGCCAGTCTGATGCCAAGGCGAAGTTCGTGAAGGACTTCGTTGCCGCATGGAACAAGGTCATGAATGCAGATCGTTTCGATCTCGTCTGATTGAAAAGTTCTCTCTGGACGCGGCGGCAACGCCGCGTCCAGACGTCAAATACAGGCGAATATCCCTGTTCGCCTGTTGCGCGCGCGATGGTCCGTTGCAGCCGGCGCGGCCAGGCTCATGAAAATTACCTCTTGAAACAAATCCGGTAAAAAGGGTGGCCCACAGGCCGGATCAGTTATACAAAACTGATTGATTGAGACCATTCGATATCGACTGCACCGGGCTTGCGATTGCCAAGAGTTATGCCCGCGGCTACGCAATTGCGCAGCTATTGCTCGATTCAGATTTTCAGCTTTTTGGCAAGCCGTATACTGCGACAGTTTTATGTTAGAAGTTTCTTTAATTCCCCTTCAATCCGATTTCGTTATCATGGCCATATGAGAATAAGCACCATTACGAACTGGGCGTATGGCATAACCGTGATCCTCACGGCGCTTTCGGCTGTTGCTTTCATCATGTCGTCCCGCAGCGCCGAGGACGAGCGGCGTGCAGTTGAGGAACATCTCGCTTTCGATTCGCTGACCGAACAGCTTGAGATGGGTGCCGAAGTCTCCAGCGATGAAGCAAGGCTCTACGTCATGCGCGGCGAACAGCGTCATCTTGATGCCTTCAAGGCGGACGAGGAGGCCGAACGACGACATGAAGCCGCGGCCGAGCAGATTGCGGCAAGAGACACATCCGTCGTCGAGCGGAATATTCTCGAGGACATAGTCAAACAGGCCGAGGCACTTGACGCGGTGGAGGCAGCCGCTGTCGATGCCTTCCAGAAGGGAGACAGGCAGGCAGCGCAACAGATGCTTTTCGGGCCGGAGCATGAGCGGTTGCAAACTGCCCTCCTGGGGTCGGCCGCGCATCTGCGCGACGTCACGGCGACACGCACGGGAGCCGCGCTCGACGATGCACGCCGGCGCAGCAATCAATGGAGCCTTGTCGCCAAGATCATGCTGTCGATGACCGGCCTGCTCTTTCTGGCCGTACTCTATTTTATCCTCCGGCGTCGCGTGGCCATGCCTCTCGTGCGCATGACGGGCATCGTTACCCGGCTCGCCAAGCAGGATTATGCGGTCGAGGTCCCTGACGACCACCGCCGGGATGAAATCGGCGAGATGAACGAGGCCATCCAGATCTTTCGCGAAAACGGGCTTGAGCGTGAGCGCCTGGATGCGGAGCGACGGGCTGACCAGCATACCAAGGATCTCATCCTGCAGATGATGCATCGCCTTCAGGCCTGTGAAAATCAACATGAACTGGCCGATGTCGTTGCGCGCTTCGCGCCACAGATCTTTCCAGGCATTGCCGGAAGTCTTTATATCCTCAACGAGGAAAAGTCCGCTCTCGCGCAAGCCGGCACGTGGCTGAAGCCTGTCAATGCGCAGATCGCCTTTCCGGCCAATGCCTGCTGGGCTCTGCGGCGCGGCCGCCCGCATTTGAGCGGCACTGGCGACGGCGATGTGTCCTGCCAGCATGTCGAGGGGAGTGGTGTTGCTACCTCCTGTTTCCCGTTGACGGCACAGGGCGACATGATTGGTCTTCTTTATCTCGAGGAGCGTCACGGGCAGACGCCGGTGCTGGATAATGTTCGTCTCTATCTGGAGTTGATCGCCGAGAACATCGGGTTGGCGGTCGCCAATCTGCAGTTTCGTGAAAAGCTGACCGATCTTGCCATCCGCGATCCATTGACCGCGCTCTTCAATCGCCGTTTCCTCGACGATACGCTGCAGCGGCGTGGGCGCGACAATGGCGAAGAGCCGCTCACCTGTCTGATGATCGACATCGACCACTTCAAGCGTTTCAACGACCAGTTCGGTCACGATGCCGGCGACATGGTCATGCAATATGTCGGGCAGATCCTGCGTAGTGCTGTTGTCGATATCGGCAACGCATTCCGTTTCGGCGGGGAGGAATTTACCGTTCTGCTGCCTGACTGCAGCGAAGAAGATGGTTTCGAATTCGCTGAAAAGCTGCGTGCGCAGATCAGTGGGGCAGCACTTTCACACTCAGGTCAGATCATCGGCACAGTGTCGGTATCAATCGGTGTGGCGGTATCGCCTGCAGAAGGCGCAGTCGATACGCTGGTGAGCCGCGCCGACGCGGCCCTTCTCGACGCCAAGGCCAAAGGCCGCAATAAAACTGTTCTTGCAAGCAGTTTGAACGGGCCACCGCAGGAAACGCGACGCGCCTGATATTAGAAAAAGTGGCGATACGCCGATCAGTTACCGACGACGCCATGCGGCGCATGTTCGGCTATCTCGCGGGCTGCGCCATAATCGCGCTCGTGGGCGGAGCGGAAGCGATGTTCGGTGCGGCCGGTCAGATCATGATAGCGGTCGGTCATGCCGTCGGCATAGGTGCCGGTATCAGCGTCGAAATCTTCATTCGACGGCTTGATCGAGAAAAATTTGAACATTTTCAGGGTCCTCCACAGCGTGCTGTCAACATCCGGACGTGTCGTTCGGTTCCTTCCATCAGATGATTATAATGAAAAAATTAACCATGTTTAAACAAACGGCATGTGTTTGAGGCGCATGCCGCCTGATTGCTTAAGATTTTTATGCCTGATGCAAAAGCAGCGCCAGCAACTGTTGCAGCGAAACACCGCCCAGCGGCTGACCCTCCTGTGATATGACAGCGGCAGAGGAGACGTCGGCCCGCGACATTTCCCGCAATGCTCCTTCGATATCCATATCTTCGCAAAGCTGCAGCTGGCTTTCGACCGAGACCTGCTTCGCGACGGCTCCAATCTTGATGACCCGGCCGCGATTGACCTCCTTGACGAAGGCGGCGATGTAATCATTGGCAGGGTTGAGGACGATTTCGGCCGCCGAACCCTGCTGGATGACCTCGCCATCACGCAAGATGGCGATTTTCTCCCCGAGCCGGAGAGCTTCGTCGAGATCGTGGGTGATGAAAACGACCGTTTTCTTCAGGTCCTTCTGTAGATCGAGGAGGACGGTCTGCATGTCCACGCGGATCAGCGGATCGAGCGCAGAATAGGCCTCATCCATCAGCAGGATTTCGGCATCATTGGTGAGTGCCCGCGCGAGCCCGACACGCTGCTGCATGCCACCGGAGAGTTGGTTCGGATAGTGCCCATCAAAGCCCTCCAGGCCGACGCGCTTGATCCAGGCATTGGCCCGTTCCTCACGCTCCGCCTTGGCAACGCCCTGGATTTCCAGACCGTAGACGGTGTTCTGCAGCACGTTGCGATGTGGCAGCAGGCCGAAACGCTGGAAGACCATGGCGGTCTTCCGACGGCGGAATTCGCGAAGCTGCAAGGCATCCATGCGACAGACATCCTCGCCGCCGTAGAGGACTTCACCCGATGTGGGATCGATCAGCCGGTTGATGTGGCGGATCAGCGTCGATTTGCCGGAGCCGGAAAGACCCATGATGACGGTGATCTTGCCGCCGGGGATGGTGATGTTGATGTCTTTCAGCCCCAGCACATGACCGTGCTCCTTGTTGAGCTCGGTCTTCGACATGCCCTTGCTGACGGCGTCCACATAGTCGCGCCCGCGCGGACCGAAGATCTTAAAGAGGCTCCGGATCTCGATGGAATTACTAGCCATGCACGATCTCCCGGTGCTTCTGGAGCCGCAGACCGTAGGCCTGGCTGATCCGGTCGAAAATGATGGCAATGCCGACGATTGCGAGACCGTTGAAGACGCCGAGGGTGAAATACTGGTTGGAGATGGCCTTGAGAACAGGCTGGCCAAGCCCTTGGACACCGATCATCGAGGCAATGACCACCATGGCGAGCGCCATCATGATCGTCTGGTTGATGCCGGCCATGATGGTCGGCAGCGCCAGCGGCAGCTGGACGTTGCGAAGCTTCTGCCAGCTCGATGAACCGAAGGCGTCTGCTGCCTCCAGTACATTCTCGTCCACCATGCGGATGCCGAGATTGGTGAGGCGGATCATCGGCGGCAGGGCGTAGATGACGACGGCAATGACGCCGGGGACACGGCCGATGCCGAGAAGCATGACGACGGGGATCAGGTAGACGAAGCTCGGCATGGTCTGCATGACGTCGAGGATCGGATTGACGATCCCCTGCATCCTGTTGGATCGCGCCATCAGGATGCCGAGCGGTAGTCCGATCACGATCGAGAGCACGGTACAGACGAAGATCATCGACACGGTCTTCATCGTATCCTGCCACATGTCGAAATAACCGATGACAAGAAGCGTCAGAACACAGCCGATGACGACCTTCCAGTTGCGGCTGGCAAACCACGCAATGGCGGCAAAAGCAATCAGAATGACCGGCCAGGGTGTGCCGGTCAGTAGCCGTTCGGCCCATATGAGAAAACTTTGCAGCGGGCTGAAGGCAGCTTCGATGCTGTCGCCATAGGCGCGGGTGAAGGCGCGAAATCCTTCATCCACGCTCTTCTTCAGCTCGCGCAGCGTGTCGTCGTTCATTGTCGGAAATTTCCAGAGCCAATCCATACCGGTCCCCAAAATAGATAGTGGCGGCGGCCGATTGTTATTTTGGCCGTCGCGCCGAAGGATTGTCTGGGCAGCGGCGAGGCTGCCCATGTCGTGTCTGAGTGATTAGAGCGAAGCCTTGATCTTTTCGGCGGCTTCCGGCGAGACCCAGTCCTTCCAGAGAGGCTCGTTGTTCTTCAGGAAGTATTTGGCGCCGTCTTCGCCGGTTGCCTGGTTGTCCGTCATCCAGGCGATCAGCTTGTTGACGGTGTCGTTGGTCCAGGCACGCTTCTTCAGGTAATCGATTGCAGGGCCGCCGCGATCGGCAAAACTTTTGCTGATCAGCGTCTGCACATCGTCGGCCGGCCAGGCATTCGGCTTGGGATCGGCGCAATCGGCAATCGAAGTGCAGCGCTTCCATTCGGCCGCGTCATATTCCGTGCCGTATCCAAGCTTGACCATCTCATATTTGCCG
Proteins encoded:
- a CDS encoding hydrogen peroxide-inducible genes activator; its protein translation is MTNLTLKQLRYFEALARHGRFRHAADACAISQPALSMQIKELEEELGGNLFERGAREVRLTAFGQLFALRVRDILRAVDELGDLARASQDRLLTRLRIGIIPTIAPYLLPAIISDLNRTFDNIEIQVRETQTTRLVHEVAQGELDLAVVALPVSQPTLTEIKLFEEEFVLVRHREDEGKPVPEPEALREMRLLLLEEGHCFRDQALSFCGIESTRPREIMEGSSLSTLVQMVSAGIGVTLIPEMAVPVETRSADVSISRFRTPQPLRTIGIIWRNSTPLVKQLLQISEVIRRSATSLHQYADPARHGIER
- the katG gene encoding catalase/peroxidase HPI; amino-acid sequence: MDQKPDSAGKCPVDHSGASARRNRDWWPSQLDLQMLHHHSGLSDPMGRDFNYAEEFKKLDLDAVKKDLHALMTDSQDWWPADFGHYGGLFIRMAWHSAGTYRITDGRGGAGQGQQRFAPLNSWPDNVNLDKARRLLWPIKQKYGNSISWADLLILTGNVALESMGFKTFGFAGGRADVWEPEELYWGPEGTWLGDERYSGERELAEPLGAVQMGLIYVNPEGPNGTPDPLASARDIRETFARMAMNDEETVALIAGGHTFGKTHGAGDPSFVGVDPEGGEIEAQGLGWASKFNTGVGRDAIGSGLEVTWTTTPTKWSNNFFWNLFGYEWELEKSPGGAHQWVAKGAGATIPDAFDSSKKHLPRMLTSDLALRVDPVYEAISRRFLENPDQFADAFARAWFKLTHRDMGPKVRYLGKEVPAEDLIWQDVIPAVDHALIDDKDIADLKAKVVASGLSVQELVSTAWASASSFRGSDKRGGANGARIRLAPQKDWEVNEPAQLAKVLGTLEGIQKDFNAAQTGGKKVSLADLIVLAGAAGVEKAAKAGGQDIVVPFTPGRMDASQEQTDAASFAALEPRADGFRNYVNGKRLQFMKPEEALVDRAQLLTLTAPEMTVLVGGLRVLTVGKPEHGVFTARPEALTNDFFVNLLDMGTVWAPVAGKNGVYEGRDRKTNAVKWTGTRIDLIFGSHSQLRALAEVYGQSDAKAKFVKDFVAAWNKVMNADRFDLV
- a CDS encoding sensor domain-containing diguanylate cyclase, with protein sequence MRISTITNWAYGITVILTALSAVAFIMSSRSAEDERRAVEEHLAFDSLTEQLEMGAEVSSDEARLYVMRGEQRHLDAFKADEEAERRHEAAAEQIAARDTSVVERNILEDIVKQAEALDAVEAAAVDAFQKGDRQAAQQMLFGPEHERLQTALLGSAAHLRDVTATRTGAALDDARRRSNQWSLVAKIMLSMTGLLFLAVLYFILRRRVAMPLVRMTGIVTRLAKQDYAVEVPDDHRRDEIGEMNEAIQIFRENGLERERLDAERRADQHTKDLILQMMHRLQACENQHELADVVARFAPQIFPGIAGSLYILNEEKSALAQAGTWLKPVNAQIAFPANACWALRRGRPHLSGTGDGDVSCQHVEGSGVATSCFPLTAQGDMIGLLYLEERHGQTPVLDNVRLYLELIAENIGLAVANLQFREKLTDLAIRDPLTALFNRRFLDDTLQRRGRDNGEEPLTCLMIDIDHFKRFNDQFGHDAGDMVMQYVGQILRSAVVDIGNAFRFGGEEFTVLLPDCSEEDGFEFAEKLRAQISGAALSHSGQIIGTVSVSIGVAVSPAEGAVDTLVSRADAALLDAKAKGRNKTVLASSLNGPPQETRRA
- a CDS encoding quaternary amine ABC transporter ATP-binding protein; its protein translation is MASNSIEIRSLFKIFGPRGRDYVDAVSKGMSKTELNKEHGHVLGLKDINITIPGGKITVIMGLSGSGKSTLIRHINRLIDPTSGEVLYGGEDVCRMDALQLREFRRRKTAMVFQRFGLLPHRNVLQNTVYGLEIQGVAKAEREERANAWIKRVGLEGFDGHYPNQLSGGMQQRVGLARALTNDAEILLMDEAYSALDPLIRVDMQTVLLDLQKDLKKTVVFITHDLDEALRLGEKIAILRDGEVIQQGSAAEIVLNPANDYIAAFVKEVNRGRVIKIGAVAKQVSVESQLQLCEDMDIEGALREMSRADVSSAAVISQEGQPLGGVSLQQLLALLLHQA
- a CDS encoding ABC transporter permease, with amino-acid sequence MDWLWKFPTMNDDTLRELKKSVDEGFRAFTRAYGDSIEAAFSPLQSFLIWAERLLTGTPWPVILIAFAAIAWFASRNWKVVIGCVLTLLVIGYFDMWQDTMKTVSMIFVCTVLSIVIGLPLGILMARSNRMQGIVNPILDVMQTMPSFVYLIPVVMLLGIGRVPGVIAVVIYALPPMIRLTNLGIRMVDENVLEAADAFGSSSWQKLRNVQLPLALPTIMAGINQTIMMALAMVVIASMIGVQGLGQPVLKAISNQYFTLGVFNGLAIVGIAIIFDRISQAYGLRLQKHREIVHG